The following proteins come from a genomic window of Salminus brasiliensis chromosome 15, fSalBra1.hap2, whole genome shotgun sequence:
- the LOC140536250 gene encoding uncharacterized protein, whose amino-acid sequence MNCFHICHSSSLSHLFFPVILVSICGVSPYVPHRYHFVKENKTWTEAQSYCRRTYTDLATINNMDQMKKLNNTLKDKARSLVWIEKKTNTERYVFINESKNWTEAQSYCRENHTGLVKVRNQTENQQICSVATYSKSDHVWIGLFNDAWKWSDQSHSSFRYWRSDQPDNLGGNENCTAVFVTDQGQWHDDNCNKQLPFICHKNKLILIQQNRSWREALRYCRQHHVDLVSAHSEEIQLWAMKVAQNASTEHVWLGLRHTCTLSFWFWVSGESVCYQNWAPGNGTEGENCSTVERTGAVQAGGEQQWVSLPENQTLNFICTTYEVWINSFQNSAVQGRSQESLLQAVHHRAEDEDRESLLIQEQGKAPSQSGAVWQRPPFSSGGKSDSRSLILRAQKLGKGAFLGEPGRRKAFEESFRTANVTRPCRATRLGYQLSQDPCLQLLCWTSPGRHHQPGPELLLSQLGSGL is encoded by the exons ATGAACTGCTTTCACATTTgccatagctcttcattatcacACCTTTTCTTTCCAGTTATTCTTGTTT CGATCTGTGGTGTATCTCCATACGTTCCTCATCGGTATCACTTTGTGAAGGAGAATAAAACCTGGACTGAAGCTCAGAGCTACTGCAGACGAACCTACACTGATCTGGCCACCATCAACAACATGGACCAGATGAAGAAGCTGAACAACACTCTGAAAGATAAAGCTAGAAGCCTTGTTTGGATCG aaaagaagacaaacacTGAGAGATACGTATTCATTAATGAGTCAAAGAACTGGACTGAAGCTCAGAGCTACTGCAGAGAGAATCACACAGGCCTGGTGAAAGTGAGGAACCAGACTGAGAACCAGCAGATCTGCAGTGTGGCAACATACTCAAAAAGTGATCATGTTTGGATCGGCCTGTTTAACGACGCCTGGAAGTGGTCAGATCAGAGTCACTCCTCCTTCCGGTACTGGAGGTCTGACCAGCCGgacaatctgggtggaaatgaGAACTGTACAGCAGTGTTTGTGACTGACCAGGGTCAGTGGCATGATGACAACTGCAACAAACAGCTCCCATTCATCTGCCATAAGA ATAAGCTGATCTTGATCCAGCAGAATCGGAGCTGGAGAGAAGCTCTGAGATACTGCAGACAGCATCATGTGGACCTGGTCTCAGCTCACTCTGAGGAGATCCAGCTCTGGGCGATGAAGGTGGCTCAGAATGCCTCCACTGAACATGTGTGGTTGGGTTTGCGTCACACCTGCACCCTCAGCTTCTGGTTCTGGGTGAGTGGAGAATCTGTCTGCTACCAGAACTGGGCTCCAGGTAATGGGACAGAGGGAGAAAACTGCAGTACTGTCGAGAGAACTGGGGCGGTGCAGGCTGGAGGAGAGCAGCAGTGGGTCAGTCTGCCCGAGAACCAGACGCTCAACTTCATCTGCACCACCTATGAAg TCTGGATTAATTCCTTTCAGAACTCGGCGGTTCAAGGACGATCCCAGGAGTCATTACTGCAGGCCGTCCACCACAGGGCTGAGGACGAGGATAGAGAGTCCCTCCTCATACAGGAGCAGGGAAAG GCTCCTTCTCAAAGCGGCGCCGTGTGGCAGAGGCCTCCTTTTTCCAGCGGAGGAAAGAGCGATTCGCGCTCGCTCATTCTGAGAGCGCAAAAGCTGGGGAAAGGAGCGTTCCTTGGAGAACCAGGCAGACGAAAGGCCTTTGAAGAGAGCTTCAGAACTGCCAACGTGACTCGGCCGTGTCGG GCCACCAGACTGGGGTACCAGCTGTCCCAGGACCCCTGCTTGCAGTTGCTCTGCTGGACCTCTCCTGGTCGCCACCACCAGCCTGGGCCTGAACTGCTCCTGTCTCAGCTTGGTTCTGGTCTATGA
- the LOC140536251 gene encoding C-type mannose receptor 2-like yields MDQKWISVLLLLFSAVCGVSPYVPHWYHFVNESKTWTEAQSYCRRTYTDLATINNMGEMKKLYKTLKDEEKKTNSERYIFINETKNWTEARGYCREHHTDLVKVRNKAENQKICSVATYSKSDHVWIGLFNDAWEWSDQSNSSFRYWGSDQPDNQGGIENCAAVFVTDQGQWHDVNCNNQLPFICHKNKLVLIQQNLSWRKALKYCRENHVDLVSAHSEEIQVCVMELAQKASTEHVWLGLCHTCTLSFWFWVSGESVCYQNWAPGNGTVGEDCSPVERTGAVQAGGEQQWVSLPENQALNFICTTYEGQ; encoded by the exons ATGGATCAGAAGTGGATCTCAGTCTTGCTCTTGCTGTTCTCAG CGGTCTGTGGTGTATCTCCATACGTTCCTCATTGGTATCACTTTGTGAATGAGAGTAAAACCTGGACTGAAGCTCAGAGCTACTGCAGACGAACCTACACTGATCTGGCCACCATCAACAACATGGGCGAGATGAAGAAGCTGTACAAAACTCTGAAAGATGAAG aaaagaagacaaactCTGAGAGATACATATTCATTAATGAGACAAAGAACTGGACTGAAGCTCGGGGCTACTGCAGAGAGCATCACACCGACCTGGTAAAGGTGAGGAACAAGGCGGAGAACCAGAAGATCTGCAGTGTGGCAACATACTCAAAAAGTGATCATGTTTGGATTGGCCTGTTTAACGATGCCTGGGAGTGGTCAGATCAGAGTAACTCCTCCTTCCGGTACTGGGGGTCTGACCAGCCGGACAATCAGGGTGGAATTGAGAActgtgcagcagtgtttgtgaCTGACCAGGGTCAGTGGCATGATGTCAACTGCAACAATCAGCTCCCATTCATCTGCCATAAGA ATAAGCTGGTTTTGATCCAGCAAAATCTGAGCTGGAGGAAAGCCTTAAAATACTGCAGGGAGAATCATGTGGACCTGGTCTCGGCTCACTCTGAGGAGATCCAGGTCTGTGTTATGGAGCTGGCTCAGAAAGCCTCCACTGAACATGTGTGGCTGGGCCTATGTCATACCTGCACCCTCAGCTTCTGGTTCTGGGTGAGTGGAGAATCTGTCTGCTACCAGAACTGGGCTCCAGGTAACGGGACAGTGGGAGAAGACTGCAGTCCTGTCGAGAGAACCGGGGCGGTGCAGGCTGGAGGAGAACAGCAGTGGGTCAGTCTGCCGGAGAACCAGGCTCTCAACTTCATCTGCACCACCTATGAAGGTCAgtaa